In a genomic window of Streptomyces noursei ATCC 11455:
- a CDS encoding ISAs1 family transposase, which yields MFVPPSSPIPAPVCPAPRLQDLREGAARDQVRSLVAEFESLTDPRGASGVRYRLSSLLALAVCAMTPAGHDSITAAAEWCRRAAPEELAAFGLPYHPLLGRYRVPSEKTLRSLLGRLDPAELSAAGFAYLTSLLSDERAHPAPLMPDGGQEREQRRAHQAAAQTDPVRQRRRAIAVDGNCLRAARRPDGSRVFVLSAVRHGDGITLASREIGAKTDEITEFAPLLDQIADVDLAGAVITADALHAQHAHATYLHERGAHYLLTIKNNQRGQARQLHRLPWKEVPVIHRDDTRGHGRHEQRHVQVVTVDGLLFPNARQALRIQRRRRLYGAKKWSSETVYAITDLPAEQADAAEIAAWVRGHWTVENTVHWVRDVVFGEDKSQIRTRNTPAVLAAVRDLIRSALKLAGDVNTAAGRRAHTERHRVLALYGITRSTRHPRQTPGFWRQDE from the coding sequence GTGTTCGTCCCACCATCATCCCCCATCCCTGCTCCTGTCTGCCCCGCACCCCGTCTGCAAGATCTGCGTGAGGGTGCTGCCCGGGATCAAGTCCGCAGCCTGGTCGCGGAGTTCGAGTCGCTCACCGATCCGCGCGGAGCCAGCGGGGTGCGTTACCGGCTCTCCTCCCTGCTGGCCCTGGCGGTCTGCGCGATGACGCCCGCGGGCCACGACTCGATCACTGCGGCAGCGGAGTGGTGCCGGCGTGCGGCACCCGAGGAACTGGCCGCCTTCGGCCTGCCCTACCACCCGCTCCTGGGCCGCTACCGGGTGCCGAGCGAGAAGACCCTGCGCAGCCTGCTGGGGCGCCTTGATCCTGCCGAGCTCAGCGCGGCCGGGTTCGCCTACCTGACGTCCCTGCTCTCCGACGAGCGCGCGCATCCCGCGCCGCTGATGCCCGACGGCGGCCAGGAACGCGAACAGCGCCGGGCTCACCAGGCTGCCGCCCAGACCGATCCGGTGCGCCAAAGGCGCAGGGCGATCGCGGTGGACGGCAACTGCCTGCGCGCCGCACGACGCCCTGACGGCAGCCGGGTCTTCGTGCTCTCCGCGGTCCGCCACGGCGACGGCATCACCCTCGCCTCCCGCGAGATCGGCGCGAAGACGGACGAAATCACCGAGTTCGCACCCCTGCTCGACCAGATCGCAGACGTGGACCTCGCCGGCGCGGTCATCACCGCCGATGCTCTCCACGCCCAGCACGCCCACGCCACCTACCTGCACGAACGTGGCGCCCACTACCTCCTCACGATCAAGAACAACCAGCGAGGTCAGGCCCGCCAACTCCACCGGCTGCCCTGGAAAGAGGTCCCCGTGATCCACCGTGACGACACCCGCGGCCACGGTCGCCACGAGCAGCGCCACGTACAGGTCGTCACCGTCGACGGCCTGCTCTTCCCCAACGCCCGTCAAGCCCTGCGCATCCAGCGCAGACGCCGCCTCTACGGGGCGAAGAAGTGGTCCAGCGAGACCGTCTACGCCATCACCGACCTGCCCGCTGAGCAGGCTGACGCGGCCGAGATCGCCGCCTGGGTTCGCGGGCACTGGACCGTGGAGAACACCGTCCACTGGGTACGTGATGTCGTCTTCGGTGAGGACAAGTCCCAGATCAGGACTCGCAATACGCCGGCCGTGCTCGCCGCCGTCCGCGACCTGATCCGCAGTGCACTCAAACTCGCCGGGGACGTCAACACCGCCGCCGGACGCCGAGCCCACACCGAACGCCACCGCGTCCTCGCCCTCTACGGCATCACACGATCAACCAGACATCCGAGGCAAACGCCGGGGTTCTGGAGGCAGGATGAATGA
- a CDS encoding glutamate decarboxylase, giving the protein MALKRPHQHRNAKRHLAVNPVFSRQPVHVPRYELPADGMDPDTAYQIVHDELMLDGNARLNLATFVSTWAEPQAQRLMAECAEKNMIDKDEYPQTAEIEARCVHMLADLWHAPDSHAAVGCSTTGSSEAAMLAGLALKRRWQQRRRAEGRSTERPNMVMGINVQICWEKFANYFEVEPRYVPMEGDRFILSPERAVELCDENTIGVVAVLGSTFDGAYEPVAEISAALDDLQERTGIDVPLHVDGASGAMIAPFLDPELVWDFRLPRVASINTSGHKYGLVMPGVGWALWRDADALPEDLVFHVNYLGGDMPTFALNFSRPGAQVIAQYYNFLRLGFEGYRAVQQTSRDVATRIAAEIAGMGPFTLLTDGSQLPVFAFRTSDDVTNFTVFDVSAALRERGWQVPAYTFPANRTDLAALRVVVRNDCGHDLGDLLLEDLHRALPRLHAQQHPHRDATDAGAFAHGAETTLEAAAY; this is encoded by the coding sequence ATGGCACTCAAACGTCCACACCAGCACCGCAATGCCAAGCGCCATCTCGCTGTTAACCCGGTCTTCAGCCGGCAGCCGGTCCACGTCCCCCGGTACGAGCTGCCGGCCGACGGCATGGACCCCGACACCGCCTACCAGATCGTCCACGACGAACTCATGCTGGACGGCAACGCCCGGCTCAACCTCGCCACCTTCGTGAGCACCTGGGCCGAGCCGCAGGCCCAGCGGCTGATGGCCGAGTGCGCCGAGAAGAACATGATCGACAAGGACGAGTACCCGCAGACCGCCGAGATCGAGGCGCGCTGCGTGCACATGCTCGCCGACCTGTGGCACGCCCCCGACTCCCATGCCGCGGTGGGCTGTTCGACGACCGGGTCCAGCGAGGCGGCGATGCTCGCCGGGCTGGCGCTCAAGCGCCGCTGGCAGCAGCGCCGGCGCGCCGAGGGCAGGTCCACCGAGCGCCCCAACATGGTGATGGGCATCAACGTCCAGATCTGCTGGGAGAAGTTCGCCAACTACTTCGAGGTCGAGCCGCGCTACGTGCCCATGGAGGGCGACCGGTTCATCCTCTCCCCGGAGCGGGCCGTCGAGCTCTGCGACGAGAACACCATCGGGGTCGTCGCCGTCCTCGGCTCCACCTTCGACGGCGCCTACGAACCGGTCGCCGAGATCTCCGCGGCCCTCGACGACCTCCAGGAGCGCACCGGCATCGACGTCCCGCTGCACGTCGACGGCGCCTCCGGCGCGATGATCGCGCCCTTCCTCGACCCCGAACTCGTCTGGGACTTCCGGCTCCCGCGGGTCGCCTCCATCAACACCTCGGGCCACAAGTACGGCCTGGTGATGCCCGGTGTCGGCTGGGCCCTGTGGCGGGACGCCGACGCGCTCCCCGAGGACCTGGTCTTCCACGTCAACTACCTCGGCGGCGACATGCCGACCTTCGCGCTGAACTTCTCCCGGCCCGGCGCCCAAGTCATCGCCCAGTACTACAACTTCCTGCGCCTGGGCTTCGAGGGCTACCGCGCCGTCCAGCAGACCAGCCGGGACGTCGCCACCCGGATCGCCGCCGAGATCGCCGGGATGGGACCGTTCACGCTGCTCACCGACGGCAGCCAACTCCCCGTCTTCGCCTTCCGGACCAGCGACGACGTCACCAACTTCACCGTCTTCGACGTCTCCGCCGCGCTCCGCGAACGCGGCTGGCAGGTCCCCGCCTACACCTTCCCCGCCAACCGCACCGACCTCGCGGCCCTCCGCGTCGTCGTCCGCAACGACTGCGGCCACGACCTCGGCGACCTACTCCTCGAAGACTTACACCGCGCCCTGCCACGCCTGCACGCCCAACAGCACCCGCACCGCGACGCCACCGACGCCGGCGCATTCGCCCACGGCGCCGAAACCACACTCGAGGCTGCCGCATATTGA
- a CDS encoding transposase: MSEICKRYDAEFRAGAVRIVRETGKPVAQVARDLGINEGTLATWISREKEAARAGLDPDERAELARLRREIHELRMERDVLKRSVVLWVKEATK; this comes from the coding sequence ATGTCAGAGATATGCAAGAGGTACGACGCGGAGTTCCGGGCCGGGGCCGTTCGGATTGTCCGTGAGACGGGGAAGCCGGTGGCGCAGGTCGCGAGGGATCTGGGGATCAACGAGGGCACGTTGGCGACGTGGATTTCGCGGGAGAAGGAGGCCGCCCGGGCTGGCTTGGACCCCGATGAGCGGGCCGAGCTCGCGCGGCTGCGCCGGGAGATTCACGAGCTGCGGATGGAGCGTGATGTCCTCAAGCGATCGGTGGTCCTGTGGGTGAAGGAGGCGACGAAGTGA
- a CDS encoding transposase translates to MSVAQTSPWRSVRSFDASGGTYGSPRVHVELRERGWRVSKNTVATLMAELGLAASQSAGGR, encoded by the coding sequence ATGAGCGTCGCGCAGACCTCGCCCTGGCGATCCGTGAGGTCTTTCGATGCCTCCGGCGGCACTTACGGCTCCCCGCGAGTCCACGTTGAGCTGCGCGAGCGTGGCTGGCGGGTGTCGAAGAACACGGTCGCGACGTTGATGGCCGAGCTCGGCCTGGCCGCGTCCCAAAGCGCCGGCGGTCGCTGA
- a CDS encoding IS3 family transposase — MVQRKFTAPAPDVAWCGDMTEIVTDEGKLYLATVIDLHSRRLLGYATDAHHDTELVVAALNMAAATRGGDVAGIVFHTDRGSEYTSKTFGDACGRLGVVQSMGRVGSALDNAVAEATNSTLKVEYIHRHPFRTRAEARIKIATWITDWYNPHRRHSACDWLSPIDYENRHHAREQQPQAA; from the coding sequence TTGGTCCAGCGGAAGTTCACCGCGCCGGCACCGGATGTCGCCTGGTGCGGCGACATGACCGAGATCGTCACCGACGAGGGCAAGCTCTACCTGGCCACCGTCATCGACCTGCACTCCCGCCGCCTGCTCGGCTACGCGACGGACGCCCACCACGACACCGAACTCGTGGTCGCCGCCTTGAACATGGCCGCCGCGACCCGCGGCGGTGATGTGGCCGGCATCGTGTTCCACACCGACCGCGGCAGCGAATACACGTCCAAGACCTTCGGGGACGCCTGTGGTCGCCTGGGCGTGGTGCAGTCCATGGGGCGCGTCGGATCCGCCCTGGACAACGCGGTCGCCGAGGCAACGAACTCGACGCTGAAGGTCGAGTACATCCACCGGCACCCTTTCCGCACCCGGGCCGAGGCCCGCATCAAGATCGCGACCTGGATCACCGACTGGTACAACCCGCACCGCAGGCACTCTGCCTGCGACTGGCTGTCACCCATCGACTACGAAAACCGACACCACGCCAGGGAACAGCAGCCCCAAGCTGCTTAA
- a CDS encoding IS3 family transposase (programmed frameshift) produces the protein MAQKRRKFSPEFRDEAVKMVVVESRPIAEVAREIQVNEGTLGTWVSRYRQEHAGEEPPLNISERARLRELERENRELRMKTEFLGKSCGLLRPGIPVTEKYEFIDGESDNFPVQQMCAWAGVSTSGFYHWRSRPLSATAKRRAELKTVILQVFSDSQETYGYRRVHAALRRMNVQAGAELVRALMRELGLVPCQPRPWRATTVADDAAPATPDLLARDFTADAPGRKLVSDITYVHTWAGFLYLATVIDCHTKAVVGWAMADHMKTSLISDALDMAARNIGLAEGCIFHSDRGSQYTSRELRRKLGSLGLRASVGRTGVCWDNAMAESFFGALKNELVHRTTFPTLAHAHRAIVRYIEMFYNRKRLHSGLGYKTPAEVHAEYEELQAVT, from the exons GTGGCACAGAAGCGTAGGAAGTTCAGTCCCGAATTTCGGGACGAGGCGGTCAAGATGGTGGTTGTGGAGTCCCGCCCGATCGCTGAGGTCGCCCGAGAGATACAGGTGAACGAGGGAACGCTGGGCACCTGGGTCAGCCGGTACCGGCAAGAGCACGCCGGTGAGGAGCCCCCGTTGAACATCAGCGAACGTGCCCGCCTTCGCGAATTGGAACGTGAGAACCGGGAACTCCGTATGAAGACCGAGTTCCTGG GGAAAAGCTGCGGCCTTCTTCGCCCAGGAATACCGGTGACGGAGAAGTACGAGTTCATCGACGGCGAGTCTGACAACTTTCCCGTGCAGCAGATGTGCGCCTGGGCGGGAGTGTCCACGTCGGGCTTTTACCATTGGAGATCGAGGCCATTGTCGGCCACGGCGAAGCGCCGTGCAGAACTGAAGACCGTCATCCTCCAGGTCTTCTCTGACTCGCAAGAGACCTACGGCTACCGGCGTGTCCACGCCGCGCTCCGGCGAATGAACGTGCAGGCCGGAGCGGAACTGGTCCGCGCGCTGATGCGCGAGCTCGGTCTGGTGCCGTGCCAGCCGCGGCCCTGGCGGGCGACCACGGTCGCCGATGATGCGGCGCCGGCCACGCCAGACCTTCTGGCCCGTGACTTCACCGCTGACGCTCCCGGGCGCAAACTGGTCAGCGATATCACCTACGTTCACACCTGGGCGGGGTTCCTTTATCTCGCAACCGTCATCGACTGCCACACCAAAGCTGTGGTCGGCTGGGCGATGGCCGACCACATGAAGACCTCTCTCATATCGGATGCACTCGATATGGCGGCCCGGAACATCGGCCTCGCCGAAGGCTGCATATTTCATTCCGATCGCGGCAGTCAATACACGTCTCGGGAACTTCGTCGTAAGCTCGGCTCGTTGGGCCTGCGAGCTTCGGTCGGCCGCACCGGTGTCTGTTGGGACAATGCGATGGCTGAATCCTTCTTCGGCGCCCTCAAAAACGAACTCGTGCACCGAACTACGTTCCCAACACTCGCACATGCCCACCGGGCGATCGTTCGCTACATCGAGATGTTCTACAATCGAAAACGCCTCCACTCCGGACTCGGCTACAAGACCCCCGCAGAAGTCCACGCCGAGTACGAGGAGTTGCAGGCAGTGACATAA
- a CDS encoding IS3 family transposase, with translation MPGPWGPVGLLPVARWGEGPRRAAGYRRALVAEIREIHTDHKGTYGVRRVHAELRGFGH, from the coding sequence ATGCCGGGTCCTTGGGGTCCCGTCGGGCTACTACCGGTGGCTCGCTGGGGCGAAGGCCCGCGAAGAGCGGCAGGCTACCGACGGGCCTTGGTCGCGGAGATCCGCGAGATCCACACTGACCACAAGGGCACGTACGGAGTTCGCCGCGTCCACGCCGAGCTGCGGGGCTTCGGGCACTGA
- a CDS encoding DUF3472 domain-containing protein codes for MQHLSTVGGALAVAQLTVSGFISLPTSTPGSFRSNETADHTIEAPTMHGINPFLDTANLQLTLTPEEKVADSGKPVTYKLQIHSIGTKDATTVKISGKLTLPIGRSSLQSNTKISAVLTPPGSGWHCNGDGTSHFECGIDTLAANTDASLDVQIDTTWDQVLSDVPMQVEASAANLDPSNPMPTAQGTIVLRGAAGGVIGVNHDMSGTGSPTRTSWSSMTFPITIHSSPVVDGWFFARQFAIGDKHGGYVGLQPTADGKQRGVFSIWGAEAKIADNQNCHSGADNDPGVSCGLRGVDLVYGHPYNLTVKQDPIADGDMMATWRGFVQDGDEPTSIPLQIGAWSVPVTWGELTSHIGGFVEQFGGELERCEQIPHVDVTFGAPEAVDSTAKISDVGDYGVCKGKVNYHGEANGADQRVSLGPSQSTDE; via the coding sequence ATGCAGCATCTATCTACCGTGGGGGGCGCTCTGGCAGTGGCGCAGTTAACCGTGTCCGGCTTCATCAGTCTTCCCACATCAACCCCTGGTTCGTTCCGCAGCAATGAGACTGCGGACCATACCATAGAAGCGCCAACCATGCATGGTATTAATCCTTTTCTAGACACGGCCAACCTGCAACTTACCCTTACGCCGGAAGAAAAGGTGGCGGATAGCGGTAAGCCTGTTACCTACAAACTTCAGATTCATAGCATCGGCACGAAAGACGCCACCACCGTCAAAATCTCCGGTAAACTTACGCTACCGATCGGCCGTAGCAGCCTGCAGAGCAACACTAAAATCTCTGCCGTGCTGACGCCTCCGGGCTCCGGATGGCACTGCAATGGAGACGGGACATCCCATTTCGAGTGCGGGATCGATACCTTAGCCGCAAACACAGACGCGTCGCTCGATGTGCAGATTGACACTACGTGGGACCAGGTCCTGAGCGATGTGCCCATGCAGGTGGAAGCCTCCGCCGCCAACCTTGATCCATCTAACCCCATGCCGACCGCACAAGGCACGATTGTGTTACGAGGAGCTGCTGGTGGTGTAATTGGTGTTAACCATGACATGTCTGGCACGGGAAGCCCTACGCGCACTTCATGGTCGTCTATGACCTTCCCAATCACAATTCACTCATCACCAGTTGTAGATGGATGGTTCTTTGCCCGGCAATTCGCCATTGGCGATAAACATGGCGGGTATGTCGGACTACAACCAACAGCGGACGGCAAGCAGCGAGGAGTGTTTTCCATCTGGGGAGCAGAAGCCAAGATCGCGGATAACCAAAACTGCCATTCCGGGGCTGATAACGATCCGGGGGTGAGCTGCGGGCTGAGGGGTGTGGACCTAGTATACGGCCACCCTTATAACCTTACCGTGAAACAGGACCCTATCGCCGATGGTGATATGATGGCAACCTGGCGGGGTTTTGTCCAAGATGGAGATGAACCTACATCTATACCCCTACAGATAGGCGCCTGGAGCGTTCCCGTGACCTGGGGCGAACTCACCAGCCATATAGGCGGATTCGTGGAGCAATTCGGCGGAGAATTGGAAAGGTGTGAGCAAATTCCACACGTAGACGTCACTTTCGGGGCACCCGAAGCGGTAGACAGTACTGCGAAAATTTCTGACGTTGGGGACTACGGAGTGTGCAAGGGGAAGGTGAATTACCACGGCGAGGCAAACGGTGCGGATCAAAGAGTATCCCTTGGCCCAAGTCAGAGTACGGACGAGTAA
- a CDS encoding transposase family protein — protein MRPSRMWALGLYKSVVLVLFLLRQNPVQEAAAELFGISQATVSRRWTGLLPVVEKVLNSYVPDPTEVSQGRIVLIDGTLIPTWDWAREGTSMFSGKHRDTGFNLQIAATLAGDLLAVSEPVPGSRHDTHAWRQSTFPEAFAARENIGDLGHVGTSLLTGQRKPPGRERSVGDKVANQSINTLRAAVERAIAHLKDWKILATRYRGPLTRFPNIVRTVTALTFYKKGW, from the coding sequence GTGAGGCCGTCACGGATGTGGGCGTTGGGCCTGTACAAGTCGGTGGTCCTCGTGTTGTTCCTGCTGCGCCAGAACCCCGTCCAGGAGGCGGCAGCCGAGCTGTTTGGGATCTCCCAAGCCACTGTCTCACGGCGCTGGACGGGCCTGCTCCCCGTGGTGGAGAAGGTCCTGAACAGTTATGTTCCCGACCCGACCGAGGTCTCGCAGGGGCGGATCGTACTCATCGACGGCACCCTGATCCCTACCTGGGACTGGGCGAGGGAGGGCACCTCGATGTTCTCCGGCAAGCACCGCGACACCGGCTTCAACCTGCAGATCGCCGCCACACTTGCCGGGGACCTGCTCGCAGTGTCCGAGCCCGTGCCCGGAAGCCGGCACGATACCCATGCCTGGCGACAGTCAACTTTCCCCGAGGCGTTCGCCGCCCGTGAGAACATCGGCGACCTCGGCCACGTCGGGACCAGCCTGCTCACAGGCCAACGCAAGCCACCCGGCCGCGAACGCTCCGTGGGAGACAAGGTGGCCAACCAGTCCATCAACACCCTCCGCGCTGCAGTCGAACGCGCGATTGCACACCTGAAGGACTGGAAGATCCTCGCCACCCGCTACCGCGGCCCCCTCACCCGCTTCCCCAACATCGTCCGCACCGTCACCGCCCTCACCTTCTACAAGAAGGGCTGGTGA
- a CDS encoding IS3 family transposase (programmed frameshift): MVMKNYPPQFKVDAVALYQSRPGATIRQVAADLGINPETLRNWVRAAGASRPRGRRAEVPTEPPTPLEAENAALRKKVRELEEEREILRKAAKYFGRGDALVNRFQFVADHQRRYGVKRLCTILGIARSSFYYWRRTAADRAARAAADARLAVRIRAVHRESDGTYGVPRITAELREAGERVNHKRIARVMRSIGLAGVRLRRRHRTTVADPAAAKAPDLIGRDFTASEPNTKYVGDITYLPLDGGKFLYLATVIDLASRRLVGWAIADRMRTDLVTDALAAAEHTRGSLAGAVMHTDHGAQYTSRAFADACRQAGVRQSMSAIGSSADNALAESFNATFKRETLQGRRTWSSEREARLDAFRWLNRYNTRRRHSRLGQRSPIAYETASETTSTTPTPAA, encoded by the exons GTGGTCATGAAGAACTATCCGCCGCAGTTCAAGGTGGACGCGGTCGCGTTGTACCAGTCGCGGCCCGGGGCGACGATCCGGCAGGTCGCTGCCGATCTGGGGATCAATCCCGAGACCTTGCGGAACTGGGTCCGGGCAGCTGGCGCGAGCCGGCCGCGGGGGCGGCGGGCGGAGGTGCCGACCGAGCCGCCGACGCCGTTGGAGGCGGAGAACGCCGCTCTGCGGAAGAAGGTCCGCGAGTTGGAGGAGGAACGCGAGATCCTGCGCAAGGCGGCGAAGTATTTCG GCCGGGGAGACGCGCTGGTGAACCGCTTCCAGTTCGTTGCCGACCACCAGCGCCGCTACGGCGTGAAGCGGCTGTGCACCATCCTCGGCATCGCCCGTTCCAGTTTCTACTACTGGCGTCGGACGGCCGCGGATCGGGCCGCCCGGGCGGCGGCCGACGCTCGCCTCGCCGTCCGGATACGGGCCGTGCACCGTGAGTCGGACGGCACCTATGGCGTCCCCAGGATCACCGCCGAGCTCCGCGAGGCGGGTGAGCGCGTCAACCACAAGCGGATCGCGCGGGTGATGCGCAGCATCGGCCTGGCAGGCGTGCGGCTGCGTCGCAGGCATCGCACCACTGTCGCGGACCCGGCCGCGGCGAAGGCCCCGGACCTCATCGGCCGCGACTTCACGGCAAGCGAGCCGAACACGAAGTACGTCGGCGACATTACCTATCTCCCGCTGGACGGCGGGAAGTTCCTGTATTTGGCCACTGTCATCGACCTCGCCTCACGCCGCCTGGTCGGCTGGGCGATCGCGGACCGCATGCGCACCGACCTCGTCACCGACGCCCTGGCCGCCGCCGAACATACCCGCGGCAGCCTCGCCGGAGCGGTCATGCACACCGACCACGGCGCCCAGTACACCAGCCGAGCCTTCGCCGACGCCTGCCGCCAAGCCGGCGTCCGCCAGTCCATGAGCGCCATCGGCTCCAGCGCGGACAACGCGCTCGCCGAGTCCTTCAACGCAACGTTCAAACGCGAAACACTCCAGGGCCGCAGGACCTGGTCCAGTGAACGCGAGGCTCGCCTCGACGCGTTCCGCTGGCTCAACCGCTACAACACCCGACGCCGTCACTCCCGCCTCGGACAACGCAGCCCGATCGCCTACGAGACAGCCTCCGAAACAACATCAACTACGCCGACACCAGCCGCATAA